A section of the Flavobacteriales bacterium genome encodes:
- a CDS encoding KTSC domain-containing protein, which yields MNRIRSASFRIAEEQNTDESSWVRGAEFYSCNGASGFFILRTDDREYIHVDVPLKVWHGFKEASSFGTYYNAKIKRRYRLGLY from the coding sequence ATGAATCGCATCCGGTCAGCATCCTTTCGCATTGCAGAGGAACAGAACACGGACGAAAGCTCTTGGGTCCGAGGTGCCGAGTTCTACAGTTGCAATGGCGCTTCCGGATTCTTCATTCTCCGCACCGATGATCGCGAGTACATCCACGTTGACGTGCCGCTTAAAGTGTGGCATGGGTTCAAGGAAGCCTCATCGTTCGGGACCTATTACAACGCCAAGATCAAGAGGCGCTATCGCCTTGGCTTATACTGA
- the pruA gene encoding L-glutamate gamma-semialdehyde dehydrogenase has protein sequence MTDAIFHSPAPLNEPVLSYAPGTREREQLFAAYDRMMKEKRELPMWIGGKPVETKDRRPVRPPHQHKHILGYSHHGDKGHVKQAIAAALRAKKDWESMRWEDRAAIFLKAADLLSGPYRAAINASSMLAQSKNAFQAEIDAACEFADFLRFNVHYMQQIYRDQPYSPAGTWNRVEYRPLEGFVFALTPFNFTSIAGNLPSSAALMGNTVVWKCADSQVYSAQVIMDLFRAAGLPGGVINLVHVSGKDAGEVIFSHPDFAGIHFTGSTSVFQTIWSTIGANIRTYRSYPRIVGETGGKDFVIAHPSADPVEVATALSRGAFEFQGQKCSAASRAYIPGNLWPTVKKELLADLESFTMGSPRDPKNFINAVIDEKAFDKIASYIDGLKKDRKNVSIIAGGTYDKSQGWFIAPTVAVTKDPKSTTMCEEIFGPVLTIYVYPENEWAKTLKLVDATSPYALTGAVFSRDRAAIVEATDALRHAAGNFYINDKPTGAVVGQQPFGGARGSGTNDKAGSYLNLLRWVNARTIKENFVPPTDHRYPFMA, from the coding sequence ATGACCGACGCCATCTTCCACAGCCCCGCCCCCCTCAACGAACCGGTCCTCTCCTACGCCCCCGGCACTAGGGAACGCGAGCAGCTCTTCGCCGCGTACGACCGCATGATGAAGGAGAAGCGCGAGCTGCCCATGTGGATCGGTGGCAAGCCGGTGGAGACCAAGGACCGCCGTCCGGTGCGTCCCCCGCACCAGCACAAGCACATCCTGGGCTACAGCCACCACGGCGACAAGGGGCACGTGAAGCAGGCCATCGCCGCCGCGCTGCGCGCCAAGAAGGACTGGGAGAGCATGCGCTGGGAGGACCGCGCCGCCATCTTCCTGAAGGCGGCCGACCTGTTGAGCGGTCCGTACCGTGCCGCCATCAACGCCAGCAGCATGCTGGCCCAGAGCAAGAACGCCTTCCAGGCCGAGATCGACGCCGCCTGCGAGTTCGCCGACTTCCTGCGCTTCAACGTGCACTACATGCAGCAGATCTACCGTGACCAGCCCTACAGCCCGGCCGGCACGTGGAACCGCGTGGAGTACCGCCCGCTGGAAGGCTTCGTGTTCGCCCTCACGCCCTTCAACTTCACCAGCATCGCCGGCAACCTGCCCAGCAGCGCCGCCCTCATGGGCAACACCGTGGTGTGGAAGTGCGCCGACAGCCAGGTGTACAGCGCGCAGGTGATCATGGACCTCTTCCGCGCCGCGGGCCTGCCCGGCGGGGTCATCAACCTGGTCCACGTGAGCGGCAAGGACGCTGGTGAGGTGATCTTCAGCCACCCCGACTTCGCCGGCATCCACTTCACCGGCAGCACCAGCGTGTTCCAGACCATCTGGTCCACCATCGGCGCCAACATCCGCACCTACCGCAGCTACCCGCGGATCGTGGGCGAGACCGGCGGCAAGGACTTCGTGATCGCGCACCCCAGCGCCGACCCCGTGGAGGTGGCCACCGCGCTGAGCCGCGGCGCCTTCGAGTTCCAGGGGCAGAAGTGCAGCGCCGCCAGCCGCGCCTACATCCCCGGCAACCTGTGGCCCACGGTGAAAAAGGAGCTGCTGGCCGACCTGGAGAGCTTCACGATGGGCAGCCCGCGCGACCCGAAGAACTTCATCAACGCCGTGATCGACGAGAAGGCCTTCGACAAGATCGCTTCGTACATCGACGGGTTGAAGAAGGACCGGAAGAACGTGAGCATCATCGCCGGCGGCACCTACGACAAGAGCCAGGGCTGGTTCATCGCGCCCACCGTGGCCGTGACGAAGGACCCGAAGAGCACCACGATGTGCGAGGAGATCTTCGGGCCCGTGCTCACCATCTACGTGTACCCCGAGAACGAGTGGGCGAAGACCCTGAAGCTCGTGGACGCCACCAGCCCGTACGCCCTCACCGGTGCGGTGTTCAGCCGGGACCGCGCGGCGATCGTGGAGGCCACCGACGCCCTGCGCCACGCGGCCGGCAACTTCTACATCAACGACAAGCCCACGGGGGCCGTGGTGGGGCAGCAGCCCTTCGGCGGCGCGCGCGGCAGCGGCACCAACGACAAGGCCGGCAGCTACCTCAACCTGCTCCGCTGGGTCAACGCCCGCACCATCAAGGAGAACTTCGTACCGCCCACGGACCACCGGTATCCGTTCATGGCGTGA
- a CDS encoding peptidylprolyl isomerase, which produces MQIGKHSVVTFHYTLNDPDGVLLDTSAGRDAFAYLHGAGNIVPGLEERMEGRVKGDTMEVVVEPGKGYGELDHSLLQRVPMDRFGDQTVEEGMQFQTPDNRVWSVVEVKDGEVVLNGNHPLAGVTLHFKVEITDVREATADEIAHGHVHGPGGHHH; this is translated from the coding sequence ATGCAGATCGGCAAGCACTCCGTGGTCACTTTCCATTATACCCTGAACGACCCGGACGGCGTGCTGCTGGACACCAGCGCCGGACGCGATGCGTTCGCCTACCTGCATGGTGCGGGGAACATCGTACCGGGCCTGGAGGAGCGGATGGAGGGGCGCGTGAAGGGCGATACGATGGAAGTGGTCGTGGAGCCGGGGAAGGGCTACGGTGAGCTGGATCACTCCCTGCTGCAGCGCGTGCCCATGGACCGCTTCGGCGATCAGACGGTGGAGGAGGGCATGCAGTTCCAGACCCCGGACAACCGGGTATGGAGCGTGGTGGAGGTGAAGGACGGGGAGGTGGTCCTGAACGGCAATCATCCCCTGGCAGGAGTGACACTGCACTTCAAGGTGGAGATCACCGATGTACGTGAGGCCACGGCCGATGAGATCGCGCATGGTCATGTGCACGGGCCCGGTGGGCATCATCACTGA
- a CDS encoding septum formation initiator family protein, with protein MKEKLSRFVPAGLRNRYGVAVLVLVAWIAFFDEYDLWTTFKLRRQLARMKSEQAWYQEQIGVTRQHLHQLTSDKQLLEKFARERYLMKRDNEEIFVLVPAED; from the coding sequence GTGAAGGAGAAGCTGAGCCGTTTCGTGCCTGCCGGCCTGCGCAACCGCTACGGAGTGGCGGTGCTGGTGCTCGTGGCCTGGATCGCCTTCTTCGACGAGTATGACCTGTGGACCACCTTCAAGCTCCGCCGCCAGCTGGCGCGCATGAAAAGTGAGCAGGCCTGGTACCAGGAGCAGATCGGCGTCACCCGGCAGCACCTGCATCAGCTCACCAGCGACAAACAGCTGCTGGAGAAGTTCGCCCGGGAGCGCTACCTGATGAAGCGCGACAACGAGGAGATCTTCGTGCTGGTGCCTGCGGAGGACTGA
- the scpA gene encoding methylmalonyl-CoA mutase has product MATTKLFEAFPPATRAQWEAVIKKELKDKEIASLFVQVEGETLPPFHMAGEAGAGGSRRRGVKREGNPWRATIGVDASDADANDKLLEGLMGGADAVEVYGRMPDLSPVLNDVLLGGIDLQVDGEHGTLGLLLKRAAEQQVAPTDLSLCLGLPHDADVRDLKDRIAQHPRIRLFSVSDGASRNTHEALEQGRMLLQRLLDQGFAIDDACARLQFRLHLGDDLFLEVARMRAFREAWAAVVDAFKPEHDCSHNTWVQAVVCYPAETKSAHENLIRATLQAVSAITGGCDGLTIPTPALPEGDALARRVVRNIHNLLRDESFLGRVADPTGGSYSVDKLTDVLVEKMVVGCQLSAASAPPSRTTDNQQLTTGIPNREEIPLKSFYRPVDAAQLEHLHYAAGIPPYLRGPYGSMYAIRPWTIRQYAGFSTAEESNAFYRRNLAAGQMGLSVAFDLATHRGYDSDHPRVKGDVGKAGVAISSVEDMKILFDNIPLDKMSVSMTMNGAVLPIMAFFIVAAEEQGVPPEQLQGTIQNDILKEFMVRNTYIYPPGPSMRIVGDIFSYCAKKMPKFNSISISGYHMHEAGAPADLELAYTLADGIEYVRTGMAAGMQVDEFAGRLSFFWGIGMDLFMEVAKMRAGRLLWAKLLKEIGATSPKSLALRTHCQTSGWSLTAQDPFNNVARTTVEALAAVLGGTQSLHTNSLDEAIALPTDFSAKIARDTQLYLQKNAGITKWIDPLGGSYYVECLTHELVHKAWARIKEVEELGGMSKAIETGLPKMRIEEAAAKRQARIDTGKDRIIGVNAFPVEEETTIELLEVDNAKVREQQIARLNAMKAARNEVAVAEALSALTQAAKANGEWSLANGERRSHQSPNTIHQDNLLELAVIAARHRATLGEISDALEKAYGRYSAVIRSISGVYSAESMQDPEMKEAMRLADEFAKHEGRRPRILVAKMGQDGHDRGAKVIATSFADIGFDVDIGPLFQTPQEVAKQAIENDVHVLGISSLAGGHKTLVPEVIKELRETYKRPDILVVAGGVIPPNDFEFLKQAGCFDVYGPGTKIPVAAKGIIAILMAR; this is encoded by the coding sequence ATGGCAACCACGAAGCTGTTCGAGGCCTTCCCCCCCGCCACGCGTGCGCAATGGGAGGCCGTGATCAAGAAGGAGCTCAAGGACAAGGAGATCGCCTCCTTGTTCGTGCAAGTGGAGGGCGAGACGCTCCCCCCTTTCCACATGGCCGGGGAAGCTGGTGCCGGCGGAAGCCGCCGCCGCGGCGTGAAGCGCGAGGGCAACCCCTGGCGGGCCACCATCGGCGTGGACGCCAGCGATGCCGATGCCAACGACAAGCTGCTCGAGGGCCTCATGGGCGGTGCCGATGCCGTCGAGGTCTACGGCCGCATGCCCGACCTGTCGCCGGTACTGAACGACGTGCTGCTCGGGGGCATCGACCTGCAGGTGGATGGCGAGCACGGCACCCTGGGCCTGCTGCTGAAGCGCGCCGCGGAACAGCAGGTGGCCCCCACCGACCTCAGCCTCTGCCTGGGCCTTCCCCATGATGCCGACGTGCGCGACCTGAAGGACCGCATCGCGCAGCACCCGCGCATCCGCCTGTTCAGCGTGAGCGATGGCGCTTCGCGGAACACGCATGAAGCTCTAGAGCAAGGCCGGATGCTGCTGCAACGCCTGCTGGACCAAGGCTTCGCCATCGATGACGCCTGTGCCCGTCTCCAGTTCCGCCTCCACCTCGGGGATGATCTGTTCCTGGAAGTTGCACGCATGCGCGCCTTCCGCGAGGCCTGGGCCGCCGTGGTGGATGCATTCAAGCCGGAGCACGACTGCTCGCACAACACTTGGGTCCAGGCCGTCGTCTGCTACCCTGCCGAGACGAAGTCCGCGCACGAGAACCTGATCCGCGCCACGCTGCAGGCGGTGTCCGCGATCACCGGCGGCTGCGATGGCCTCACCATTCCCACTCCTGCCCTGCCCGAAGGTGATGCGCTCGCCCGCCGCGTGGTCCGCAACATCCACAACCTGCTGCGCGACGAGAGCTTCCTGGGCCGCGTGGCCGATCCCACTGGCGGGAGCTATTCGGTGGATAAGCTGACGGATGTGTTGGTGGAAAAGATGGTTGTCGGTTGTCAGTTGTCAGCTGCCAGCGCCCCACCCAGCCGGACAACGGACAACCAACAACTGACAACCGGCATTCCCAACAGAGAAGAAATCCCCCTTAAGTCCTTCTACAGGCCCGTCGATGCCGCGCAGCTCGAGCACCTGCATTACGCCGCCGGCATCCCACCCTACCTGCGCGGACCCTACGGCAGCATGTACGCCATCCGTCCGTGGACCATCCGGCAGTACGCGGGATTCAGCACGGCCGAGGAGAGCAACGCCTTCTACCGCCGCAACCTCGCCGCAGGTCAAATGGGTCTCAGCGTCGCTTTCGACCTCGCCACGCACCGCGGCTACGACAGCGACCACCCGCGCGTGAAGGGCGATGTGGGCAAGGCCGGCGTGGCCATCAGCAGCGTGGAGGACATGAAGATCCTGTTCGACAACATCCCGCTGGACAAGATGAGCGTGAGCATGACCATGAACGGCGCCGTGCTGCCCATCATGGCCTTCTTCATCGTGGCGGCAGAGGAACAGGGCGTACCACCCGAGCAGTTGCAGGGCACCATCCAGAACGACATCCTCAAGGAGTTCATGGTGCGCAATACCTACATCTACCCGCCGGGGCCCAGCATGCGCATCGTGGGCGACATCTTCAGCTATTGCGCGAAGAAGATGCCCAAGTTCAACAGCATCAGCATCAGCGGCTACCACATGCACGAGGCCGGTGCGCCTGCCGACCTGGAACTGGCCTACACGCTGGCCGACGGCATCGAGTACGTGCGCACGGGCATGGCGGCCGGCATGCAGGTGGACGAGTTCGCTGGTCGCCTCAGCTTCTTCTGGGGCATCGGCATGGACCTGTTCATGGAGGTGGCCAAGATGCGCGCGGGCCGTCTGCTATGGGCCAAGCTGCTGAAGGAGATCGGCGCCACCAGTCCGAAGAGCCTCGCGCTGCGCACGCACTGCCAGACCAGCGGCTGGAGCCTTACGGCGCAGGACCCCTTCAACAACGTGGCGCGCACCACGGTGGAAGCGCTCGCGGCGGTGCTCGGCGGCACGCAATCGTTGCACACCAACTCGCTGGACGAGGCCATCGCACTGCCCACCGACTTCAGCGCCAAGATCGCCCGCGACACGCAGCTCTACCTGCAGAAGAACGCTGGCATCACGAAGTGGATCGATCCGCTCGGCGGCAGTTACTACGTGGAGTGCCTCACGCACGAGCTGGTGCACAAGGCCTGGGCGCGCATCAAGGAAGTGGAGGAGCTCGGCGGCATGAGCAAGGCCATCGAGACCGGTCTGCCGAAGATGCGCATCGAAGAAGCCGCCGCGAAACGCCAGGCCCGCATCGACACCGGCAAGGACCGCATCATCGGCGTGAACGCGTTCCCGGTGGAGGAAGAGACCACCATCGAACTCCTCGAAGTGGACAACGCGAAAGTGCGGGAGCAGCAGATCGCACGGCTCAATGCGATGAAGGCGGCACGGAACGAGGTCGCCGTTGCCGAAGCACTTAGCGCACTGACGCAGGCCGCAAAGGCGAATGGCGAATGGTCATTGGCGAATGGTGAGCGCCGCAGTCACCAGTCGCCAAATACCATTCACCAAGACAACCTTCTAGAGCTAGCCGTCATCGCCGCCCGGCACAGAGCAACCCTCGGAGAAATAAGCGACGCCCTCGAAAAAGCCTACGGCCGCTACAGCGCGGTGATCCGCAGCATCAGCGGTGTTTACTCAGCCGAAAGCATGCAGGACCCCGAGATGAAGGAGGCCATGCGCCTCGCCGATGAATTCGCCAAGCACGAAGGCCGCCGCCCCCGCATCCTCGTCGCCAAGATGGGCCAGGACGGGCACGACCGCGGCGCCAAGGTGATCGCCACCAGCTTCGCCGACATCGGCTTCGATGTGGACATCGGTCCGCTGTTCCAGACCCCGCAGGAAGTGGCCAAGCAGGCCATCGAGAACGATGTGCACGTGTTGGGCATCAGCAGCCTCGCCGGCGGCCACAAGACCCTGGTACCCGAGGTGATCAAGGAGCTACGCGAGACCTACAAGCGCCCCGACATCCTGGTGGTGGCCGGTGGTGTGATCCCACCGAACGACTTCGAGTTCCTGAAGCAGGCCGGCTGCTTTGATGTGTATGGGCCGGGGACGAAGATCCCGGTGGCGGCGAAGGGGATCATTGCGATATTGATGGCACGGTGA